CATTATCCGTTTTTTTCGGATCGTGGATTGTATATCCTTTATAGTCTTTAACAATGGCGGCTGTCACTTCTTTTGGTAACTGATCAGCTTTTATTTCCTGTTTATGTTTTACAACTTTTCCGGTTTTGTCAAGCCAAAGTTCATGATCATCTTTTACGATTTTAAATTCAACCTTATACAATCCCGCCTTTTGTTTCCACTCCACTTTTTCAGCTTTTGCATATTGCTGTTTGAAAGTATTAAGTACTACTGAAGGCACATCTGCTTCTTTAATATCCTGGCCAAAACTTACAGCAGCATAAAACATTATACAGGCAACAAAAATCAACTTTTTCATAATAGATTAAATTTAGTTTATAAAATCAAAAATCCGGTTTTAATCAAAATAGCCGGTAAAAATTACCTTTTTCGTCTCGGAAGTTCGTAAATCACACGGGCCAGAATGCTGACGCCATGATCTTTTAAATTTAATGGAATTCCGGTCACTATTCCTAACGCAAGATTGGGAGTTAATGCCAATTTAATTTGCGGACGAACCACCGTTTCAGCCTTCATTCCCAAATATTCCTGATTCACTTCCACACCCAGCAAATTTCCGGTTCCGCCAAATTCATAATGCATACTGGCATTCACCTGATAATACCTTTCGGGCTTGCTTTCTCCCGCGGTAAATTCCCATTCAGGACCTGTGTAAATCATAGAATGAACATGTTTTCCCCATCTTTTTGCAACGACAAAAAACGGACTCATGCTATGTCCTTTCAACGGAGCCGAGCCGTGGCTTAACGAATAAAAAGAATGTGCCTTAAACTCGTGAATGTATCCGATTGCCATAGACATTCCATATTTCGGTGCTACCAGAAAAGTATATTGAGAGGCAAGTTTAATACCTTCCATTCTGTTTCTTGGCATTTCGTCACCTTCTTTATGTTCAAATGCGGGTTTGTAAAAAGTAAACGGAACTTCAACTTCAAGCCCCAAACGGTTAACCGGAGAAAATTCATATTCAAAAAATCCAGTGTTTGCTATGTATCCGCTTTTGTTTTCCAAACCCCAGCCCAGATTCAATTCCTTTTCTCCTTTTCGAGCGCCAAGATCACGGATCAGGTCCATATAAATTGGTTCGGCGTGATGGATTTTCGCCGGAAGTCTTTTTGTCAGAGAGTCTGTTTGGCTAAAAGCGACTGAATTAATAGCCAGGAATATCAGTGTTGTGATGACGTGTTTCATACTTTTAACGTTTGTTGATACAATGTTAAAAGTCAAAACCGGAAAGACTTGGTAATTTTCCGGCACAGGTTTTATTTGAAAGAAACTGTCATCTGATGTCCGTTTTCATAAGCATATCCCACCGACAAATCATACAAATTAGCTATCGCCTTAACAATTGCCAAACCCAAACCTGTGGAATTTTTCTCATTGGTCTTTTTATGAAATCTTTTGAAAATATATTCCTGGTTCAGAGGCACCTCACTTCCTGAATTATGAATAGTAAACGAAGACGGATTTACAGTTACCCGCACAAATCCATTCGGAATATTATGTACAATGGCATTTTTAATAAAATTGGTAACCAGTATTTCAGCCAGATTTTTATTCATTCCGACAAACAACTGACCGTTTTCCTGGAATGAAAAAGTTACATTTTTATAGTCCGCAAAATCTGTAAATTCCTCAATAATGGTTTTGAAAACGGAATTGATATTAACCTGCTCATTATCTTGAAACTGTTTATTCTCAATTTTTGACAACAACAATAAGGATTTATTGAGCTTCGTAAGTCGTTCCAAAGTTTGAATAACCTGGCCAATCGCTACGAGATTTGTTTCGGTTTGATCTTCTTTTTCTGCCAGCAATTCCAGCTTGTTAATACTGATCGCAAGAGGCGTTTGCAGTTCGTGAGAAGCATTTTCGATAAATTGTTTTTGTCCGTTATAAGCTTCCAAAGAACGGTTTATTAGCAAACCAACTGCTTCATTCAGTTCTTTAAATTCTTTGACTTGTGTATCAGCGGGTTTAATGACCGGATCTTTTCCTAATTTAAATTGTTTGAGCTGTTCGAGCAAAAGGTAAAACGGCTTCCAGGTTTTTTTCAGCAAAAAATTATTAACAATAATAATGCTGACAATTAACGTTATGTAAAGCCATATCAACGAATAAAATAAATCCTCGATCAGGTCATCTTCCTCAACCATCGACGAAATTACTTTCAATTCGTAATACCGATTATTAAGTTTGAAAGCAGAAGTAAGCATACGAACCGGCTCAAAATCTTCTTCATTCAGCATATACATGAGCGTGTCTACGTGAATATCTTTTTGTGGCAATGCCGAAGACTCTGCAATTTCTCTGATTTCATAATTACTTTCTGCAAAATCATTTTTGGTAAGAATCGTCGAATCTTCCTGCGCTTTTTTAATTATCAGAAGTTTATAGTTGTCCAGCCCATCATCCAGACTATCATATACTTCATCAAGCATATTGATATAAAAAATGGCAGCCCAGACACTTATGATTACAAACAGGGTGATCGAAAGATATTTAAGCGTATGGTTAAGCAGTTTCATAATACCACCAGTTTATAACCCAAACCATAAACCGCCTGAATTTCCGCACCAGCCTGACTGTCTTTCAATTTCTTGCGCAGATTTTTTATTTGCGAGTAAATGAATTCATAATCGTCCGCCTCATCCATATGATCGCCCCAGACATGTTCCGCCAGAGAAGTTTTATTGACGAGACGGTTTTTATTAACAACCATATAGGTCAGAATATCGAATTCTTTACGGTTTAGTGCTAACAATTCGTTATCAATATGAACTGTCCGGTCATCAAGATCCAGTTTAACATTCGCCAGTTCAACGGTATTTTTTCCGCCGAATGATTTTCGTCTCAGAACAGATTTAATCCTGGCATTTAATTCTGCGATGTGAAAAGGTTTGGTCAGATAATCATCCGCGCCAAGTTCCAGGCCAGTAAGTTTATCATCCAAGGAATCTTTTGCCGAAATAATAATGACGTTATCAGATTTATTGAGGTCTTTAAGTTCCTGAAGAATATCCAGTCCGCTGCCGCCCGGAATCATGATATCCAGTAAAATACAATCGTAATCAAAGGAAATAATCTTGTCCAAAGCACTTAAATAATCAGATGCCGTTTCAACAAGAAAACTTTCCTTTTCCAGCGACTGGCGTATCACTTCCTGCAATTCCGCTTCGTCTTCAATTATCAGTATCTTCATAAGAAACAAAGTTCAAAAACAAAACTGGAAAGAAACTGGAATTTGTTAATGAATGAATTTTGAATGATAGAATGATTGAATGGTATCAAGAACTTTCCGGATCAGCTCATCATTTTTAGTGGATTAAAATTGTGCCTATTTTATTCCTTTTCGAATATGATTAAACCATCAGAATTAAAGTTCTTAATATTAAACTGAGTTGGATCAATGTAATTTCTTACATCCATATTTAAAATAACAATGTTAGATTATAGGCATAACAGGCATAAGAGCCAATTTACTAAGTTTTTATCGTCTTTGGTATCAGTAAATGTTCTGATGAACATGCATTACATTTTGATCTTTTCAGAAAGCTACAATCGAAGAGAAATGTCGAGGTAACTTTCTTATCCTTAAAGTATACTTAAACTATAAAATATTTTTCTATTTTAGGTTCAGATTAACTATCTCACCTTGATATGAAGAAAACATTACTATTACTAAGCTTAAACCTGATTTCCGTTCTTCCCAGTTCCGGGCAGGACACATTAAGGCTCACACTGGAACAGGCCCAGGAGCGGTTTGTCCAAAAAAACTTTGCGCTGATTGCCCAAAAATTCAATGTCAATATTGCAGAAGCAGGCGTTGAGCAGGCCAAATTATGGTACAATCCTAATCTTTTTGTAGAGACAAATCTTTACAACGGCTACACGCACAAATTTTTACCTTACGGAAAACAGGAAGATTTAATCAACCCAACGGGCGGCGTTATCAATTTGCAGCTTCAACAGGTTTTAAGTTTGACCGGGAGCAGAAGTAAACTGGTTAAACTGGCGCAATCCAACGTGGCTTTGCAACAATCTGCATTTCAGGATGTGATGCGCAATGCGCGTTACACTTTATCGCAGACTTTCGGAAATCTGGTCAATGAACAAGCCAAATTACGAATGCTGAATGAAGAGCGTCTGCGTTTGGAAAATTTGCTGGAAGCTTTTCGGGCACAACTGAAACTTGGCGTAATCGCCCCTTATGAGGTTACAAGACTTGAACTTGAACAAAAGAATTTCGAAAGAGATCTTGCCAATCTGAATGTTCAGATTTCTCAGGATGAAGCCATCATGCGGGTTTTACTGGCAGAAAGCGGAACGGTTTACATTGTACCATCAGCTTCATCCCCAACTACAAATACGACTCCCGCTTTAACGCAGCTTCTGGATCTTGCCTATGCCAACAGACCTGATTTGCAAGCCGCACAGTTACAGATCCAGTACAACCAGAATAATCTGACTTATCAGCGTTCTTTGGCAACTCCAACACTTACAGTTGGTGCGGATTACCAGCGTGTCGGATCTGCATTTCCGCACTATGTAGGTGTCCAGGCATTAATTGACTTACCTGTAAAAAACAGAAATCAGGGAAATATTCAAAGTGCAAAAGTGGGTATCGACCAGTCTAAAACAACCTCTGATCTGACACATTTGCAGGTTGAACAGGATGTAGTTTCAGCATCCCAGCAATATCAGCAGGCATTAATTCAGCAACAAAAAATTTCTCAGGCTTATCTTGAAAGCATAGAGGAAATTTCGAAAAATGCGACGGAAGATTATGCAAAAAGGATTATTGATCTGGTCAGTTTTATTGACAAAATCAGAGCGTACAAAGATGCGAAGACAAATCTGATTGATCTTCAAAATGATCTTTTCCAGGCACAGCAACTACTCAATTTTGTTACCAATACTAAAACCTTCTAAAATTCTCGCCTCATGAAAATATTGATAGGATTCGTCCCACTGGCCTTTTTATGGCTGGCAGCGTGCAACCGCTCGGAAAAACCAAAGGAAGCGGAAACAAAAGATACCGGCTCGACATTCCGGACGGATACCGTAGAATTGAGAAATTTTGAAGAAGAACTTCAATTCACCGGACAAGTTTCTTTTGACCAGAAAAAAGTGGATAAAGTTTTTCCGATCGTTAGCGGAAATGTGCTGGAAGTAAAAGCAGATCTGGGTGCTTATGTAAAAAAAGGACAAATTTTAGCTACGCTTCAAAGTGGTGATGTAAGTGATTTTTTAAAAGATCAAAATACAGCCAAAGCCAATTTTGATATCGCCAAACGTAATGCAGAAAATGTTGAGCAACTTTATAAAACCAAGTTTTCGTCTGAAAATGATCTGGTAAATGCGCGAAAACAATTGGAAATTGCCAGTTCGGAATTGGAGCGTTCCAATCAGGTTTTGAAACTTTATGGGGGAACGGGAGGCCCGGGTAAACAACCGGTTTTCACGGTTAAAGCACCTGAAAATGGATATGTGGTTGAAAAAAATGTCAATGCAGATATGCAGATCCGTTCGGATAATTCTGATCCTTTATTCACCATTTCCGATTTAACAGATGTCTGGGTATTGATCAATATTTATGAATCTGATATTCAGGCAGTGAAACAAGGAGCACAGGTTAATATCACCACGCTGGCCTATCCCGACAAAGTTTTCACAGGATCAATTTCCAATATCAGTCAGGTCATTGATAATGACAGCAAAGTTTTACAGGCAAGAGTCGTTCTTGCAAATCCAGGCGGATTGCTGAAACCTGATATGTTTTGTAACGTAAAACTGCATATCGAAAAACCTGAAAAATTATTGGCAGTAAATCCGATTTCTGTGATTTTTAGTCAGGATAGTTATTTTGTAATTAAGGAAGTGAAAGCGGGCGAATACAAAGCTATTCCTGTGGAAATATTGAAAAACACTTCCAAATTCATGTATGTAAAAGGAGCTTTACAACATGGGGATAAAGTCGTTACAGAAGGTGCATTAATGTTATTCAGCGAATTAACCAATAATTGATTCTATGGATAAGCTCATAAAAAGCATCATCGGATTTTCGCTCAAAAACAAGGCGATTATCTTTTTTATAACACTTCTCGTAGTAGTGGCCGGCGCGGTTAGTTTCTATTTTACGCCTGTTGAAGCCTACCCGGACGTTACCAATACGGAAGTGGTGATTATCACGCAGTGGCCTGGAAGAAGCGCCGAAGAAGTAGAGCGTTTTATTTCTGTTCCGATTGAAACAGAAATGAATTCAATCAGTCATAAATCTGCTTTGCGTTCAATTAATTTATTCGGATTATCCTTTATCAAAATTGTTTTTGAAGATGGGATCGATGGATTCAATGCCAGAATGGAAGCTTCTCAAAAGCTCGCCAATGTTAATCTTCCAGATGGTGTAGACGCAGAAATTCAGCCGCCAGCAGGACCTACCGGGGAAATTTACCGCTACACATTGGAATCGGATACTAAAACAAATACCGAGTTGAAAACAATTCAGGACTGGGTTGTTGAAAAAAGCCTGAAAGCGGTTTCTGGCGTAGCAGATGTGGTGAGTTTCGGTGGTCATATTAAAACATTTGAAGTTAGCGTAAATCCTAATCTTCTCGCTAAATACAATCTGACCGCACTTGATATTTACAGCGCTTTGCAAAGAGCAAATGTGAACGTTGGCGGTGATGTTTTACGACAGGGACAGCAGGCTTTTGTAGTTCGTGGAATCGGGATTGTGACCAGTGTTGCGGACATCGAAAAAATTATTGTCAAAAATCTCAATGGCGTTCCTGTGAGAA
The nucleotide sequence above comes from Dyadobacter subterraneus. Encoded proteins:
- a CDS encoding PepSY-like domain-containing protein, whose amino-acid sequence is MKKLIFVACIMFYAAVSFGQDIKEADVPSVVLNTFKQQYAKAEKVEWKQKAGLYKVEFKIVKDDHELWLDKTGKVVKHKQEIKADQLPKEVTAAIVKDYKGYTIHDPKKTDNAGVVTYKVELKTAGSEMHLTFDKTGKVVSKKKED
- a CDS encoding HAEPLYID family protein, whose amino-acid sequence is MKHVITTLIFLAINSVAFSQTDSLTKRLPAKIHHAEPIYMDLIRDLGARKGEKELNLGWGLENKSGYIANTGFFEYEFSPVNRLGLEVEVPFTFYKPAFEHKEGDEMPRNRMEGIKLASQYTFLVAPKYGMSMAIGYIHEFKAHSFYSLSHGSAPLKGHSMSPFFVVAKRWGKHVHSMIYTGPEWEFTAGESKPERYYQVNASMHYEFGGTGNLLGVEVNQEYLGMKAETVVRPQIKLALTPNLALGIVTGIPLNLKDHGVSILARVIYELPRRKR
- a CDS encoding sensor histidine kinase, which gives rise to MKLLNHTLKYLSITLFVIISVWAAIFYINMLDEVYDSLDDGLDNYKLLIIKKAQEDSTILTKNDFAESNYEIREIAESSALPQKDIHVDTLMYMLNEEDFEPVRMLTSAFKLNNRYYELKVISSMVEEDDLIEDLFYSLIWLYITLIVSIIIVNNFLLKKTWKPFYLLLEQLKQFKLGKDPVIKPADTQVKEFKELNEAVGLLINRSLEAYNGQKQFIENASHELQTPLAISINKLELLAEKEDQTETNLVAIGQVIQTLERLTKLNKSLLLLSKIENKQFQDNEQVNINSVFKTIIEEFTDFADYKNVTFSFQENGQLFVGMNKNLAEILVTNFIKNAIVHNIPNGFVRVTVNPSSFTIHNSGSEVPLNQEYIFKRFHKKTNEKNSTGLGLAIVKAIANLYDLSVGYAYENGHQMTVSFK
- a CDS encoding response regulator transcription factor, giving the protein MKILIIEDEAELQEVIRQSLEKESFLVETASDYLSALDKIISFDYDCILLDIMIPGGSGLDILQELKDLNKSDNVIIISAKDSLDDKLTGLELGADDYLTKPFHIAELNARIKSVLRRKSFGGKNTVELANVKLDLDDRTVHIDNELLALNRKEFDILTYMVVNKNRLVNKTSLAEHVWGDHMDEADDYEFIYSQIKNLRKKLKDSQAGAEIQAVYGLGYKLVVL
- a CDS encoding TolC family protein, with the protein product MKKTLLLLSLNLISVLPSSGQDTLRLTLEQAQERFVQKNFALIAQKFNVNIAEAGVEQAKLWYNPNLFVETNLYNGYTHKFLPYGKQEDLINPTGGVINLQLQQVLSLTGSRSKLVKLAQSNVALQQSAFQDVMRNARYTLSQTFGNLVNEQAKLRMLNEERLRLENLLEAFRAQLKLGVIAPYEVTRLELEQKNFERDLANLNVQISQDEAIMRVLLAESGTVYIVPSASSPTTNTTPALTQLLDLAYANRPDLQAAQLQIQYNQNNLTYQRSLATPTLTVGADYQRVGSAFPHYVGVQALIDLPVKNRNQGNIQSAKVGIDQSKTTSDLTHLQVEQDVVSASQQYQQALIQQQKISQAYLESIEEISKNATEDYAKRIIDLVSFIDKIRAYKDAKTNLIDLQNDLFQAQQLLNFVTNTKTF
- a CDS encoding efflux RND transporter periplasmic adaptor subunit, with protein sequence MKILIGFVPLAFLWLAACNRSEKPKEAETKDTGSTFRTDTVELRNFEEELQFTGQVSFDQKKVDKVFPIVSGNVLEVKADLGAYVKKGQILATLQSGDVSDFLKDQNTAKANFDIAKRNAENVEQLYKTKFSSENDLVNARKQLEIASSELERSNQVLKLYGGTGGPGKQPVFTVKAPENGYVVEKNVNADMQIRSDNSDPLFTISDLTDVWVLINIYESDIQAVKQGAQVNITTLAYPDKVFTGSISNISQVIDNDSKVLQARVVLANPGGLLKPDMFCNVKLHIEKPEKLLAVNPISVIFSQDSYFVIKEVKAGEYKAIPVEILKNTSKFMYVKGALQHGDKVVTEGALMLFSELTNN